One stretch of Caldinitratiruptor microaerophilus DNA includes these proteins:
- a CDS encoding NUDIX domain-containing protein has translation MERFLMAAAVIRDGDRVVLVQNRWAIGTFWSLPGGRIEPGEAAVDAVVREVREETGLQVRPGDLAYVLETFNRELNYQFLYLVFPAQVEGGALRAPEADEFTVDARWVPVDEIPRYMTWPVYRDTLLQYLGGDGRRYRLNRDAGLKPPQ, from the coding sequence GTGGAGCGGTTTCTCATGGCGGCCGCCGTGATCCGGGACGGGGACCGCGTGGTCCTGGTCCAGAACCGGTGGGCGATCGGCACCTTCTGGTCCCTCCCCGGCGGCCGGATCGAGCCGGGCGAGGCGGCGGTCGACGCCGTGGTCCGGGAGGTTCGGGAGGAGACCGGGCTCCAGGTGCGGCCCGGTGACCTGGCCTACGTCCTCGAGACCTTCAACCGGGAGCTGAACTACCAGTTCCTGTACCTCGTGTTTCCCGCCCAGGTGGAGGGCGGTGCCCTCCGGGCGCCGGAGGCGGACGAGTTCACCGTGGACGCCCGCTGGGTCCCGGTGGACGAGATCCCGCGCTACATGACCTGGCCGGTCTACCGGGACACGCTCCTGCAGTACCTCGGCGGCGACGGCCGCCGGTACCGGCTGAACCGGGATGCCGGCCTGAAGCCCCCGCAGTAG